In Pseudoduganella albidiflava, a single window of DNA contains:
- a CDS encoding MetQ/NlpA family ABC transporter substrate-binding protein, translating to MTDQRRAVLFALLLCSLTTQLAVHAKDPKEVVIGTSAGPYADQVRLGIKPILERQGYKVKLVEFNDYIQPNFALAEGSLDANVFQHVIYLNRFAGEHKLPIVPLVTVPTAPIAIYSKKHKRLDEVKEGSTVALPNDPTNQARALVLLEQLGWIKLRPGVDPVRASERDVAQNLKKIRLVPLEAAQLPRSLQDTDYSFVNGNYALASGLKLRDALKTEKISPNYVNLVAVKTADKDKQFAKDIAAAYRSREFLAVTNKHFADYAKTDYQLALEAGK from the coding sequence ATGACCGACCAACGCCGCGCCGTACTGTTTGCCTTGCTGCTGTGCTCTTTGACGACCCAGCTTGCCGTGCACGCGAAAGATCCCAAGGAAGTAGTAATCGGCACCAGTGCCGGCCCCTATGCCGACCAGGTAAGGCTCGGCATCAAGCCGATCCTGGAACGCCAGGGCTACAAGGTGAAGCTGGTGGAGTTCAACGACTATATCCAGCCGAACTTCGCGCTGGCCGAGGGCTCGCTCGATGCCAACGTGTTCCAGCATGTGATCTACCTGAACCGGTTCGCCGGCGAGCACAAGCTGCCGATCGTGCCGCTGGTGACGGTGCCCACGGCGCCGATCGCCATTTACAGCAAGAAGCACAAGCGCCTCGACGAAGTGAAGGAAGGCAGTACCGTGGCGCTGCCGAACGATCCGACCAACCAGGCGCGCGCGCTGGTGCTGCTCGAGCAGCTCGGCTGGATCAAGCTGCGCCCGGGCGTCGATCCGGTGCGCGCCTCGGAGCGGGACGTGGCGCAGAACCTGAAGAAGATCCGGCTGGTACCCCTGGAGGCCGCGCAACTGCCCCGCTCCCTGCAGGATACCGATTACTCCTTCGTCAATGGCAATTACGCGCTGGCTTCCGGTTTGAAGCTGCGCGATGCGCTGAAGACCGAGAAGATCTCGCCGAACTACGTGAACCTGGTGGCCGTGAAGACAGCGGACAAGGACAAGCAGTTCGCGAAGGACATCGCCGCTGCCTACCGCTCACGCGAATTCCTCGCGGTCACCAACAAGCATTTCGCCGATTACGCCAAGACCGATTACCAGCTCGCCCTCGAAGCGGGCAAGTAA
- a CDS encoding methionine ABC transporter permease — translation MRDWPASLIKLQELLPELWTALGQTLAMLSIGLSAAVLLGGPLGVLLFLVSRGQPLQNRYAAAVLGWCVNTVRSFPFIILLVALVPFTRIIAGTSIGPLAASVPLSCAAIPYFARLVEQSLREVPRGVIEASNAMGASELQIVWRVLLVEARSGLVLALTVLAISFLSYSAVAGVVGGGGIGDLAIRYGYYRFETEMMIATVLLLVLIVQVIQFTGARLARRLDKRQE, via the coding sequence ATGCGTGACTGGCCCGCTTCGCTGATCAAGTTGCAGGAGCTCCTGCCCGAGCTGTGGACGGCACTGGGACAGACGCTGGCGATGCTGTCGATCGGCCTGTCCGCGGCGGTGCTGCTGGGTGGCCCGCTGGGCGTGCTGCTGTTCCTCGTCTCGCGCGGCCAGCCGCTGCAGAACCGCTACGCGGCGGCCGTGCTGGGCTGGTGCGTGAATACGGTGCGCTCGTTCCCGTTCATCATCCTGCTGGTGGCGCTGGTGCCCTTTACACGCATCATTGCCGGCACCTCGATCGGGCCGCTGGCGGCCAGCGTGCCGTTGTCCTGTGCGGCGATCCCCTACTTCGCCCGCCTGGTCGAACAGAGCCTGCGCGAAGTGCCGCGCGGCGTGATCGAGGCGTCCAATGCGATGGGCGCCAGCGAACTGCAGATCGTCTGGCGCGTGCTGCTGGTGGAAGCCCGCTCCGGCCTGGTGCTGGCCCTGACGGTGCTGGCGATCAGCTTCCTGTCCTATTCGGCGGTGGCCGGCGTGGTGGGCGGCGGCGGCATCGGCGACCTGGCCATCCGCTACGGCTACTACCGCTTTGAAACCGAAATGATGATCGCCACCGTGCTGCTGCTGGTGCTGATCGTGCAAGTGATCCAGTTCACCGGCGCCCGCCTCGCGCGCCGGCTCGACAAACGCCAGGAGTGA
- a CDS encoding methionine ABC transporter ATP-binding protein encodes MNALHHLPPAAPLIRLRGVSRSFGTDRGTGVAAVRDVSLDIGAGEIFGIAGRSGAGKSTLLRLFNLLERPDAGTVTVDGEELTRLGKHALRAARQNIGMIFQGFNLLQNATVADNVAFPLKIHGGHDRAAMARRVADCLALVHLEDKAQAWPAQLSGGQRQRVAIARALASGPAVLLCDEPTSALDAETTRSILATLADVNRRLGVTIVIVSHELDVLAALCHRVAVIEAGEVAEIVRPGTPHAVTALGRELLPLFASATREALHA; translated from the coding sequence TTGAACGCGCTTCATCATCTGCCGCCCGCGGCGCCGCTGATCCGCCTGCGCGGCGTGTCACGCTCGTTCGGCACGGACCGGGGCACCGGCGTGGCCGCCGTGCGCGACGTATCGCTCGACATCGGTGCTGGCGAGATCTTCGGCATCGCCGGCCGCAGCGGCGCCGGCAAGTCCACGCTGCTGCGCCTGTTCAACCTGCTGGAGCGGCCCGATGCCGGCACCGTGACGGTCGATGGCGAGGAGCTGACGCGCCTGGGCAAGCACGCGCTGCGTGCGGCGCGCCAGAACATCGGCATGATCTTCCAGGGCTTCAACCTGCTGCAGAACGCCACCGTGGCCGACAACGTGGCCTTCCCCCTGAAGATCCATGGCGGCCATGACCGCGCGGCGATGGCACGGCGCGTGGCCGATTGCCTGGCGCTGGTGCACCTGGAAGACAAGGCGCAGGCCTGGCCCGCCCAGCTCTCCGGCGGCCAGCGCCAGCGCGTGGCGATCGCCCGGGCGCTGGCCAGCGGGCCGGCCGTGCTGCTGTGCGACGAACCCACCTCCGCGCTCGATGCCGAGACCACGCGCAGCATCCTGGCCACGCTGGCCGACGTGAACAGGCGCCTCGGCGTGACCATCGTGATCGTCAGCCACGAGCTCGACGTGCTGGCCGCCCTGTGCCACCGCGTGGCCGTGATCGAGGCGGGCGAAGTGGCCGAGATCGTGCGGCCCGGCACGCCGCACGCGGTCACCGCGCTGGGGCGCGAGCTGCTGCCGCTGTTCGCCAGCGCCACGCGGGAGGCGCTGCATGCGTGA